The Diaminobutyricimonas aerilata nucleotide sequence GCACACGCCGCCCCGACGGCAACTCGAGCACGCCGGGATCGCCCGCGGTCCACGTCGTCACGCGTCGACCCTACGACCGCGTCGACTGCACGCATACTTGCGGGGTCTTATATGTGCGTGGTCTACTATGAGCGTGTCACTCCGCCATTGCATCCTCGCCCTCGTCGACCTGCGCCCGATGACCGGGTACGACCTCAAGAAGGCGTTCGACGGCTCCGTCGCGCACTTCTGGTCCGCCGACCAGGCGCAGATATACCGCACGCTCGCGCGCCTGGAGGCCGACGGGCTCGTCGAGGTCGAGGTGATTCCGCAAGCAGGCAAGCCCGACCGCCGCGAGCATCGGATCACCGCGGAGGGATCCTCCGAGCTGTCGCGCTGGCTGCGCTCCCCCGCCGAACACGAGCCGGACCGCGAACCGTTCCTCGCCCGCATCTTCTTCGCCGGACGCGAGAACGACCCCGCCCTCATCCGCGCGCTCATCGGCGAGCGCCGCGCCGAGGCCCAGCGCCGACGGGATGCCCTCCGGTCGCTGCCCGCGCCCGACGGCGACCTCGCCGCCCGACTGCGCACCGCGACGCTCCGCAACGGCGTCCTGCACCTCGAGGCCGAGCTCGCCTGGGTCGACGAACTGGAGAGGACCCTCTGATGCACGTCGCGCAGTACCACCCCGAGGCCCGCGACAGCGTGCTCTTCGTGCACGGCGGCAACGTCGCCGGATGGATGTGGCACGAACAGGCCGAAGCGCTGCCCGACCACCACGCGATCGTGCCGGACCTGCCGGGGTTCGGCGGATCGGCGGACGAGCCGTGGACCGACCTCGCCGACGTCGCCGACCGGCTCGCCGACCTCATCCGCGAACACGGCCACGACGGGCGGGCTCACGTCGTCGGGCTGTCGCTCGGGGCCGTGCTCGCCGTGGTGCTGACGGCGCGGCATCCGAATGTCGTGCGCTCGACGCTCGTCACGGGGGCGATCGTCGACGGCGTGCGTGGGCTGACGCGGCACCTCGGGCTGCTGCAGCTGCGGATGTGGGGCTCGCCCGCGTACTGGAAGGCGACGGCCCGCGCCTTCCGGCTGCCCGCCGACGCCGTGGACGAGTTCGTGCGGACCGGGCTCGGCATCGACCGCTCGAGCGCGACGCGCCTGATGCGGCAGGTGTACGACGGCGTGCCCGCGGTCGAGCTCGACCGGCTGCGCGACGCCGCGGTGCCGCTGCTCGCGATCGCCGGCGGCGCCGAACCGCGCCTCACGCGCGACTCCTTCCCGTCGTTGAGCGCGCGCTCGAGTGCGGTCGTGACGCGGATCGCGCCGCGGATGCACCACCAGTGGAGCGCGGAGGACCCGGAGCTGTTCCACCGCGTGCTCGCGCACTGGCTGCGCACGGGGGAGCCATCGCCGGAGCTCGCCGCCCCCTGAGTCGGTCGGATGCCCGGGGCCGAGGCCGCGGTCGGGAGGTCTCGATACGGGCGCCAGGGCGCCCTACTCGACCAGCGGGTACCCGCCCTCCCGCCGGTCGAGTAGGCGCGCGAAGCCGCCGTATCGAGACCCCCGCGGGGTGCCCCGCCTCAGCTGTCGCCGCGACCCCGGGCGCGTTCGGCGAGGTCCGACTCGGGCTCGTCGTCGAGGTCGGGCAGGGGGATGGCCGTGGTGAAGTCCGACGCGCGCTGCTGCGCCTCGATGCTGCCGGAGAACAGGCCGTTGTGCTCGCTCACGGCGTCGCGCCGCTGCGGACGGTGCTCCTGCTCGACGAGCTGCACGCGCTGCCTCGGCAGCGCGGACCCGGCGTGCTCGTGCATCCACTCGATGAGCTCCTCGCGCACGAAACAGCGCAGGTCGAACAGGGTCGGCGCATCCTTCGCCGTGACGAGCACTCGGATGCGCACGAAGCCGCCGACCGCATCCGTCACCTGCAGCACCTTGACGCGGCCGTCCCACAGGTCGGTGCGGGCGAGGATGCGGTCGAGCTCCTCGCGCATCGCCGACGGCGCGACGCGCCAGTCGAGGTCGAACTCGACGGAGCCGAGCAGTTCGCTGTTGCGGCGGGTCCAGTTCTCGAACGGAGTGCTCGTGAAATAGGTGGAGGGCAGCACGAGCCGCCGATCGTCCCAGATGTGTACGACGACATAGGTGAGCGTGATCTCCTCGATCGTGCCCCATTCCCCCTCGACGACCACGACGTCGTCGACGCGGATGGCGTCCGAGAACGCGAGCTGCACACCGGCGAACATGTTGGCGAGCACCGACTGGGCGGCCAGACCGGCGACGATGCTCGCGACGCCGGCGGAGGCGAGCAGGCTCGTTCCGACCGCGCGCACCTCCGGGAAGGTGAGCAGCATGGCGCCGAGCGTGACGATCGCGATGATCACCACGACGACGCGGCGCAGGATGAGCACTTGCGTGCGCACACGGCGCGCGACCCGGTTGTCGGCCACATCCGTGCGCCAGCGTCCGAGCACGCTCTCGAACGCGAAGCTCACGATGCCGGCGCCCAGCCACCCGGATGCGCCGATGACGAGCAGCCGCAGGGTGGTGTCGAGCGGCACGATCAGGTCGCGGCTCGGGAACGCGACGCCGACCGCGATCCACAGGCCGACGAGGAACAGCAGCACGCGGAACGGTCGCCGCACGCGCCCGATGTGCCGCTCGTCCCAGCCGCGGCGTTTCGCGAGCGAGCGGACGATCACGGCGACGAGTGCGGCGATCGCGACGGCGGCGATGAGGGCGCCGAGCACCCACGCGGCGAACTCCAGCCAGGGCATGACATCGAACGGCAAGGGGGTACCTCCGGGTCGGGAACAAGGGGCAGCACCATCGCCGGCTCCCACGCTACGAGGAGCGACCCGTGCGCGTCACGGATGTTCGCGTGACGCGTAGCGGATCCGGAGGCGGCATCCGCCCCGTCGCCTGCGCTCGAAGCACGCGATGTCTGCGGACCCGCGCGGGCGCGACGGGCTGGTCGCCCGCAGAAGTGTGCGGATAGCGGGGTCAGCCGGCCTTCGCGGCGGCCTCGCGCACCAGCCGCTCGAGCACGTCGAGGTCGATGCCATCGAGGCGCTTCAGGTAGATGCAGCTCTTGCCGGTCGTATGCGGTCCGAGGTCGGCGAGCGCCGCACCCGATCCCTCGTCGTAGGCGTTGTGGATGTTGTAGACGGTGATCGCGGAGGCGCGCGGGGCGAAGCCGACGGCGAAGGTGTCGCCCTCACGGCCGCTCTCGTAGCGGTAGTGCACGTGGCCGAACCCGATCATCGTGCCCCAGAGCGTCGCCGGATGCCCGGTCGCGCGCTCCATCAGCCGGCGGAGCACCCGCGCATCCTCCCGACGCCGTTCGGGCAGCGCGTCGATGTAGGCGTCCACCTCGCCCGGGGCATCGGAGCCGTTCATGCGCCGAGGCTACGCCGACGGCCCGCCCGTGTCACGGCGCAACGACCGACCGCATCCGACCGCGCCGGTAGGATCGAGCGGTACGGCACGCCCTCGGATCCAGGAGCACCCGCCACGTGAGCACCCCCTCCATCGCCCCCGTCGATTCGGTCGACGTCGCCGCCTCCACGCCCGAGAAGGAGCAGCCGTACGCGGCACTCGGTCTCAAGCCGGACGAGTACCAGCGCATCCGCGACATCCTCGGCCGCCGCCCCACGAGCGGTGAGCTCGCCATGTACTCGGTGATGTGGAGCGAACACTGCTCCTACAAGAGCTCGAAGGTCTGGCTGCGCCAGTTCGGCCAGAAGGTCAGCCCCGCCATGAAGAAGAACCTCATGGTCGGCATGGGCGAGAACGCGGGCGTCATCGACGTCGGCGAGGGCTGGGCCGTCACCTTCAAGATCGAGAGCCACAACCACCCGTCGTACATCGAGCCGTTCCAGGGTGCTGCGACCGGCGTCGGCGGCATCGTGCGCGACATCATCTCGATGGGCGCCCGCCCGGTCGCGGTGATGGATGCGCTGCGTTTCGGTGCGGCGGATCACCCCGACACCGCCCGCGTGCTCCCCGGTGTGGTGAGCGGCATCAGCTTCTACGGCAACTGCCTCGGCCTCCCGAACATCGGCGGCGAGACCTGGTTCGACCCGGTGTACCAGGCCAACCCGCTCGTCAACGCGCTCGCGGTCGGCGTGCTGCGGCACGACCAGCTGCACCTCGCGAACGCCCGCGGCGTGGGCAACAAGGTCGTGCTCTTCGGCGCCCGCACGGGCGGCGACGGCATCGGCGGCGCGTCCATCCTCGCCTCCGACACGTTCTCCGAAGGGGGACCGACCAAGCGCCCCGCCGTGCAGGTGGGCGACCCGTTCGCCGAGAAGGTGCTCATCGAGTGCTGCCTCGAGCTGTTCGCGAACGAGCTCGTGGAGGGCATCCAGGATCTCGGCGCAGCCGGCATCTCGTGCGCCACCTCCGAACTCGCGAGCAACGGCGACGGCGGCATGCACATCGAGCTCGACAAGGTGCTGCTGCGCGATCCGTCGCTCACCGCCGAGGAGATCCTCATGTCGGAGAGCCAGGAGCGCATGATGGCGGTCGTGCACCCCGACAAGCTCGACGCCTTCCTCGAGGTCGTGAAGAAGTGGGACGTCGAGACGAGCGTGCTCGGCGAGGTCACCGACACCGGCCGCCTCGTGATCGAGTGGCGCGGCGAGCGCATCGTCGACGTCGACCCGCGCACCGTCGCCGTCGACGGACCGGTCTACGAGCGCCCCATCGTCTACCCGAAGTGGCTCGACGAGGTGCAGGCCGACTCCGCCTCGAAGCTGCCGCGCCCGACGGATGCGGATGAGCTGCGCGGCCAGCTGCTGCAGCTACTCGGCAGCGCGAACCAGGCCGACAAGAGCTGGATCACCAACCAGTACGACAAGTACGTGCTCGGCAACACCGCGCTGAGCTACCCCGACGACGGCGGCATGGTGCGCGTCGACGAGGAGTCGGGTCTCGGTTTCGCCGTGGCGACGGATGCGAACGGCCGCTACTGCTACCTCGACCCGTACCGCGGTGCTCAGCTCGCGCTCGCCGAGGCGTACCGCAACGTGTCGGTCACCGGCGCGACCCCGGTCGGTGTCTCGGACTGCCTCAACTTCGGCAGCCCGGAGAACCCCGAGGTGATGTGGCAGTTCTCGCAAGCGGTCGAGGGGCTCGCCGACGGCTGCCTCGAGCTCGAGATCCCCGTCACCGGCGGCAACGTGTCGTTCTACAACCAGACCGGCGACGTGCCCATCCACCCGACCCCGGTCGTCGCGGTGCTCGGCGTGATCGACGACGTCGCCCGCCGCATCCCCTCCGGCTGGCAGGACGACGGACACAACATCTACCTGCTCGGCACGACCCTCGAGGAGCTCGACGGCTCCGCGTGGGCGGGAGTCGTGCACGGTCACCTCGGCGGCGTGCCGCCCGTGGTCGACCTGCCCCGCGAGAAGGCGCTCGGCGAGCTCATCGCGGCCGCCTCATCCGAGTCGCTCATCGGATCCGCGCACGACCTCGCCGACGGCGGTCTCGCCCAGGCGCTCGTCGAGAGCGTGCTGCGGTTCGGTCTCGGCGCCCGCGTCTGGCTGCGCGAGATCGAGGAGCGGGACGGCGTCGACGCGGCGACCGCGCTGTTCAGCGAGTCGACCGGCCGTGTGATCGTGTCGGTGCCGCGCGAGGACGACGTGCGGTTCCTCGGTCTGTGCGAAGGCCGCGGCTTCCCCGTGATGCGCATCGGCGTGACCGACTCGACCGTCGGCCTCGACGTGCAGGGCCTGTTCTCCGTGTCGCTCGACGAGCTGCGCGAGACGCACCGCGGGGTGCTGCCGGCGCACTTCGGTCCGGTCGTCGGCGGCTAGGGGCGGTCGGCTCACTCGCGGCTCTTCCGCCCCGCCTCCCCGTCGGAGGTGCGCGTTACCGTACGGGCATGGCCGGATGGACGCGAGTGGAGACGGAAGCGCCCGAGCTGGCGCGGCGGGTGCGTGAGCTGTTCGAAGCGGGGCGGGACAAGACCATCGCGTCCCTGCGAGCCGACGGCTCCCCGCGCATCAGCGGCATCGAGATGGAGTTCCTCGACGGCGATGTGCAGTTCGGCATGCTCCGCGACTCGCTGAAGCTGCGGGACGTCCGACGGGACCCACGCGTGGCGATCCACTCGCCGACGCTCGTGCGGCGAGGGGCGGAGAGCGAGTGGCGCGGAGACGCGAAGCTCGCCGGGAACGCCGTCGAGTTCGTCGGCCGGGAGGATCCGGAGCATCCTGGAGCGGGACAGTTCCGGCTCGACGTGCGTGAGGTCGTGCTCACCCGCGTCGACGAGGACGCCGAAGTGCTCGTCATCGAGTCGTGGCACGAGGGGCGCGGGCTGCAGCGACGGGAACGGGCCTGACGCGAACCGCGCGGATGGCGGCGCGCGGCCGGGCCCCGCGTCACACGGTGATGACGACCTTCGCGCGGGCGTGTTCCGTCTCGACGTAGCGGATCGCGTCGGGCACCTGCTCGAGCGGGTACGAGCGGTCGATGATCGGACGCACGGCACCCCGCTCGACAAGTCCGGCGAGCCCCGCGAGACTCTCGGTCACGGGCGGGTCGCCGGTCATCACGACGACCCGTTGCGGGAGGGACCGGGCGCGCAGTTGCGCCGCGATCAGTCGGCGCATCGGACCGAACACCGTGGGCCCGTTCGAGGTGCCGCCACCGGAGAGCAGCAGTGCGCCGTCGTCGGCGGCGACACCCGCCAGCTCGTCGAGCGCCCGGTTGCCGACGAGGTCGAGCACGGTGTCGTAGCGTGCGGTCGACTCGGTGAAGTCCTCGCGGCGGTAGTCGACGACGCGGTCCGCGCCGAGCGCGGCCACGAGTTCCGCGTTCCGGGTGCTGCACACGGCCGTGACCTCCGCGCCGAGCGCGACGGCGATCTGCACCGCGAAGGTGCCGACTCCGCCGGAGGCCCCGTTGACGAGTATGCGCTGGCCGGGCTGCACCTCGGCGAGCTCCACGAGTGCACGGTAGGCGGTTGTGCCCGCGAGGGGCGCCGCGGCGGCCTCCTCGAATCCGAGCTCCGCGGGCATCCGTGCGAGCCGGTCCTGCGGCACCCGCGCGAGTTCGGCGAAGGCCCCGTCGACCAGTCCGATGTCGCCGAACACCGCATCCCCCACCTTCAGGGTGGTCACGGCGTCGCCGACCGCCTCGACGACGCCGGCGAGGTCCCGCCCGCGGATGCGCCGCCTCGGGCCGCGCGGACCGAAAACCCCGGGCGCCATGAGCCGCGCGATGTAGGGATCGCCGCGCATGACGTGCCAGTCGTAGGCGTTCACCGAAGCGGCCCGCACGCGCACGAGCACCTCGTGCGGTGAGGGGGCGGGGTCGTCCGCCTCCGCGAGCCGCAGCCGTTCGGGGGATCCGTACCGTTCTTGGACGATCGCGCGCATCGTGGTGTCCTTTCGTCGATTCCGGCTCAGCCGGCGAGCCGCGGCTGTCGGGCATCCGCAGGTGCGGCGGCCGGGGAGGGGCGGAA carries:
- the purL gene encoding phosphoribosylformylglycinamidine synthase subunit PurL gives rise to the protein MSTPSIAPVDSVDVAASTPEKEQPYAALGLKPDEYQRIRDILGRRPTSGELAMYSVMWSEHCSYKSSKVWLRQFGQKVSPAMKKNLMVGMGENAGVIDVGEGWAVTFKIESHNHPSYIEPFQGAATGVGGIVRDIISMGARPVAVMDALRFGAADHPDTARVLPGVVSGISFYGNCLGLPNIGGETWFDPVYQANPLVNALAVGVLRHDQLHLANARGVGNKVVLFGARTGGDGIGGASILASDTFSEGGPTKRPAVQVGDPFAEKVLIECCLELFANELVEGIQDLGAAGISCATSELASNGDGGMHIELDKVLLRDPSLTAEEILMSESQERMMAVVHPDKLDAFLEVVKKWDVETSVLGEVTDTGRLVIEWRGERIVDVDPRTVAVDGPVYERPIVYPKWLDEVQADSASKLPRPTDADELRGQLLQLLGSANQADKSWITNQYDKYVLGNTALSYPDDGGMVRVDEESGLGFAVATDANGRYCYLDPYRGAQLALAEAYRNVSVTGATPVGVSDCLNFGSPENPEVMWQFSQAVEGLADGCLELEIPVTGGNVSFYNQTGDVPIHPTPVVAVLGVIDDVARRIPSGWQDDGHNIYLLGTTLEELDGSAWAGVVHGHLGGVPPVVDLPREKALGELIAAASSESLIGSAHDLADGGLAQALVESVLRFGLGARVWLREIEERDGVDAATALFSESTGRVIVSVPREDDVRFLGLCEGRGFPVMRIGVTDSTVGLDVQGLFSVSLDELRETHRGVLPAHFGPVVGG
- a CDS encoding NAD(P)-dependent alcohol dehydrogenase codes for the protein MRAIVQERYGSPERLRLAEADDPAPSPHEVLVRVRAASVNAYDWHVMRGDPYIARLMAPGVFGPRGPRRRIRGRDLAGVVEAVGDAVTTLKVGDAVFGDIGLVDGAFAELARVPQDRLARMPAELGFEEAAAAPLAGTTAYRALVELAEVQPGQRILVNGASGGVGTFAVQIAVALGAEVTAVCSTRNAELVAALGADRVVDYRREDFTESTARYDTVLDLVGNRALDELAGVAADDGALLLSGGGTSNGPTVFGPMRRLIAAQLRARSLPQRVVVMTGDPPVTESLAGLAGLVERGAVRPIIDRSYPLEQVPDAIRYVETEHARAKVVITV
- a CDS encoding alpha/beta fold hydrolase; the encoded protein is MHVAQYHPEARDSVLFVHGGNVAGWMWHEQAEALPDHHAIVPDLPGFGGSADEPWTDLADVADRLADLIREHGHDGRAHVVGLSLGAVLAVVLTARHPNVVRSTLVTGAIVDGVRGLTRHLGLLQLRMWGSPAYWKATARAFRLPADAVDEFVRTGLGIDRSSATRLMRQVYDGVPAVELDRLRDAAVPLLAIAGGAEPRLTRDSFPSLSARSSAVVTRIAPRMHHQWSAEDPELFHRVLAHWLRTGEPSPELAAP
- a CDS encoding mechanosensitive ion channel family protein — protein: MPWLEFAAWVLGALIAAVAIAALVAVIVRSLAKRRGWDERHIGRVRRPFRVLLFLVGLWIAVGVAFPSRDLIVPLDTTLRLLVIGASGWLGAGIVSFAFESVLGRWRTDVADNRVARRVRTQVLILRRVVVVIIAIVTLGAMLLTFPEVRAVGTSLLASAGVASIVAGLAAQSVLANMFAGVQLAFSDAIRVDDVVVVEGEWGTIEEITLTYVVVHIWDDRRLVLPSTYFTSTPFENWTRRNSELLGSVEFDLDWRVAPSAMREELDRILARTDLWDGRVKVLQVTDAVGGFVRIRVLVTAKDAPTLFDLRCFVREELIEWMHEHAGSALPRQRVQLVEQEHRPQRRDAVSEHNGLFSGSIEAQQRASDFTTAIPLPDLDDEPESDLAERARGRGDS
- a CDS encoding PadR family transcriptional regulator is translated as MSLRHCILALVDLRPMTGYDLKKAFDGSVAHFWSADQAQIYRTLARLEADGLVEVEVIPQAGKPDRREHRITAEGSSELSRWLRSPAEHEPDREPFLARIFFAGRENDPALIRALIGERRAEAQRRRDALRSLPAPDGDLAARLRTATLRNGVLHLEAELAWVDELERTL
- a CDS encoding DUF1801 domain-containing protein codes for the protein MNGSDAPGEVDAYIDALPERRREDARVLRRLMERATGHPATLWGTMIGFGHVHYRYESGREGDTFAVGFAPRASAITVYNIHNAYDEGSGAALADLGPHTTGKSCIYLKRLDGIDLDVLERLVREAAAKAG
- a CDS encoding pyridoxamine 5-phosphate oxidase, whose product is MAGWTRVETEAPELARRVRELFEAGRDKTIASLRADGSPRISGIEMEFLDGDVQFGMLRDSLKLRDVRRDPRVAIHSPTLVRRGAESEWRGDAKLAGNAVEFVGREDPEHPGAGQFRLDVREVVLTRVDEDAEVLVIESWHEGRGLQRRERA